From the genome of Halorussus caseinilyticus, one region includes:
- a CDS encoding LeuA family protein has product MRCLTTTFARPVPAGRVEFFEGTLATETEFESARVFDTTLRDGEQAPRTSFSYDEKRTIADALDRMGTHVIEAGFPVNSDAEFEAVSDIAASTSATTCGLARVVEKDVEAALDSGVEMVHVFASTSDVQIEDSMHATREEVVERSVNAVERVKEAGVTAMFSPMDATRTDEDYLKTVVEAVSEVGVDWINIPDTCGVATPSRFADLVGFVDDHTDARIDVHTHDDFGMASANAIAGFEAGADQAQVSINGIGERAGNAAYEEVVMSVESVYGVETGIDTTGIAELSAMVEEYSDVPVPANKPVTGDNAFAHESGIHAAGVIENSDTFEPGCMTPEMVGAEREFVLGKHTGANSVRKRLEDRGFVPTDDEVRQVTRRVKDYGAEKNRVTVADLEQFAREVGIAHEESEVSA; this is encoded by the coding sequence ATACGATGTCTAACAACGACATTCGCTCGTCCGGTACCAGCCGGGCGGGTCGAGTTCTTCGAGGGCACGCTAGCTACTGAGACCGAGTTCGAGTCCGCGCGGGTCTTCGACACGACCCTGCGCGACGGCGAACAGGCTCCCCGTACCTCCTTCTCCTACGACGAGAAGCGCACCATCGCCGACGCCTTGGACCGGATGGGAACCCACGTCATCGAGGCCGGGTTCCCGGTGAACTCCGACGCCGAGTTCGAGGCGGTCAGCGACATAGCCGCGAGTACGTCCGCGACCACCTGCGGACTGGCGCGCGTCGTGGAGAAAGACGTTGAGGCCGCACTCGACTCCGGCGTCGAGATGGTCCACGTCTTCGCCTCGACCAGCGACGTGCAGATAGAGGATTCGATGCACGCCACCCGCGAGGAAGTCGTGGAACGGTCGGTGAACGCGGTCGAACGCGTGAAGGAGGCGGGCGTGACAGCGATGTTCTCGCCGATGGACGCCACCCGGACCGACGAAGACTACCTGAAAACGGTCGTCGAAGCCGTCTCGGAGGTTGGCGTCGATTGGATAAACATCCCCGACACCTGCGGGGTCGCCACCCCGAGTCGGTTCGCCGACCTCGTTGGATTCGTGGACGACCACACCGACGCGCGAATCGACGTTCACACCCACGACGACTTCGGCATGGCCTCGGCGAACGCCATCGCCGGATTCGAGGCTGGCGCGGACCAAGCGCAGGTCTCGATAAACGGTATCGGCGAGCGCGCGGGCAACGCGGCCTACGAAGAGGTCGTGATGTCGGTCGAGAGCGTCTACGGCGTCGAGACCGGAATAGACACGACCGGCATCGCGGAACTCTCCGCGATGGTCGAGGAGTACAGCGACGTGCCGGTTCCGGCGAACAAGCCCGTCACCGGCGACAACGCCTTCGCTCACGAGAGCGGTATCCACGCCGCGGGCGTCATCGAGAACTCCGACACCTTCGAGCCGGGGTGCATGACTCCCGAGATGGTCGGCGCGGAGCGCGAGTTCGTACTGGGCAAGCACACCGGCGCGAACTCGGTCCGCAAGCGACTGGAGGACCGCGGATTCGTACCGACCGACGACGAAGTTCGGCAGGTGACGCGGCGGGTCAAAGACTACGGTGCGGAGAAGAACCGCGTCACTGTCGCCGACCTCGAACAGTTCGCCCGCGAGGTCGGCATCGCACACGAGGAATCGGAGGTCAGCGCCTGA
- a CDS encoding DUF7503 family protein — MARNTTQRKMAEYLEAHPRMMGALFTICLLLMQAGNVAANGASTNAGP, encoded by the coding sequence ATGGCACGGAATACCACACAGCGGAAGATGGCAGAGTACCTCGAAGCACACCCGCGGATGATGGGCGCGCTGTTCACGATTTGCCTCCTCCTGATGCAGGCAGGAAACGTGGCCGCGAACGGTGCGAGTACGAATGCAGGTCCCTGA
- a CDS encoding VOC family protein produces the protein MLSGLRWLALEAKYLDRAREFYATHLDLPVVREGGGEVVFDAGGTNLVVREPGAVPRGGVHTHYAFAAPPDRYATWYDRLAESFELTEFDFGGAKSLYFYDPDGNCVEIGSVGDGDDSITDIFEIVLEVEDLARAESLYRSLGFEVVDRGSERRRLRLGGPVDLELWEPQLGIADARGGLHVDVGFAADDPTAAVEAVREDVCAVEETDDGIRVRDPDGHYLTFE, from the coding sequence ATGCTCTCGGGGTTGCGATGGCTGGCACTCGAAGCGAAGTATCTAGACCGCGCCCGCGAGTTCTACGCGACGCACCTCGACCTGCCGGTGGTCCGCGAGGGCGGGGGCGAAGTCGTCTTCGACGCTGGCGGGACGAACCTCGTCGTTCGGGAACCCGGCGCGGTGCCCCGCGGCGGGGTCCACACCCACTACGCCTTCGCCGCGCCGCCGGACCGGTACGCGACGTGGTACGACCGACTCGCCGAATCGTTCGAACTCACGGAGTTCGACTTCGGCGGCGCGAAGTCGTTGTACTTCTACGACCCGGACGGCAACTGCGTCGAAATCGGGAGCGTCGGCGACGGCGACGACTCCATCACCGACATCTTCGAAATCGTGCTGGAAGTCGAGGACCTCGCGCGCGCCGAATCACTCTACCGGTCGCTCGGGTTCGAGGTGGTGGACCGCGGGAGCGAACGCCGGAGACTCCGCCTCGGCGGGCCGGTGGACCTCGAACTCTGGGAACCGCAGTTGGGGATAGCCGACGCTCGCGGCGGTCTCCACGTCGATGTCGGATTCGCGGCCGACGACCCGACGGCGGCGGTCGAGGCGGTCCGCGAGGACGTGTGCGCGGTCGAGGAGACCGACGACGGAATTCGGGTGCGCGACCCCGACGGCCACTATCTGACGTTCGAGTGA
- a CDS encoding DUF5779 family protein: MDSGFDLDLQAVEQEIEDDGDGGDQIDRRIVLGELDGTTDERDWFEVIDRGNVLVLAVEGDLPELASDLAPRVKERGGSLIHFREFLVVTPADVSVDADRL, encoded by the coding sequence ATGGATAGTGGTTTCGACCTCGACCTCCAAGCGGTCGAGCAGGAGATAGAAGACGACGGCGACGGAGGCGACCAAATCGACCGACGAATCGTCCTCGGTGAGCTGGACGGTACGACCGACGAGCGCGACTGGTTCGAGGTCATCGACCGGGGCAACGTCCTCGTGCTGGCCGTCGAAGGCGACCTGCCGGAACTGGCGTCGGACCTCGCCCCGCGAGTCAAAGAGCGCGGCGGCAGTCTGATTCACTTCCGGGAGTTTCTCGTCGTGACGCCCGCGGACGTGAGTGTGGACGCGGACCGGCTCTGA
- a CDS encoding ferritin-like domain-containing protein translates to MTTQEVTDLLKKAYGDEIETVMNYLTNSIVLEGVSAEEVRESLETDIQEELNHAEMLGQRLKQLDERPPASYDFEARQESLQPPENSTDVLSVINGVLDAEEDAIETYRELVSAARDADDPVTEDLAVTVLSDEEAHRTEFRGFKREYDEN, encoded by the coding sequence ATGACTACCCAAGAAGTCACGGACCTGCTGAAGAAGGCCTACGGCGACGAAATCGAGACCGTGATGAACTACCTGACCAACTCCATCGTGCTGGAGGGGGTGAGCGCCGAAGAAGTCCGCGAGAGCCTCGAAACCGACATCCAAGAAGAGTTGAACCACGCCGAGATGCTCGGCCAGCGACTCAAGCAACTCGACGAGCGACCGCCCGCGTCCTACGACTTCGAGGCCCGACAGGAGAGCCTCCAACCCCCGGAGAACAGCACGGACGTGCTGTCGGTGATAAACGGCGTCCTCGACGCCGAAGAAGACGCCATCGAGACCTACCGGGAACTCGTCTCGGCGGCGCGCGACGCCGACGACCCCGTGACCGAGGACCTCGCCGTCACCGTCCTGAGCGACGAGGAGGCCCATCGGACCGAATTCCGCGGGTTCAAACGCGAGTACGACGAGAACTGA
- the ilvB gene encoding biosynthetic-type acetolactate synthase large subunit, with protein sequence MSESAPRRLADDTDAEDSSTEATADDDPTDAETSDSGVETGAGAVVAALERAGAETLFGVQGGAIMPVYDALYDSDLRHVTMAHEQAAAHAADAYGIVSGTPGVCLATSGPGATNLTTGIADADMDSDPMVALTGQVPSNFVGNDAFQETDTTGLTAPITKTNYFAQHADDVGNTVGEAFALASEGRPGPTLVDLPKDVTLAETDAEVRDAETPDTYNPPTSADDESVRSAARALEHAEKPVILAGGGVVKGEASDELRAFAREYEIPVATSMPAVGCFPEDDELALEMMGMHGTGYANMATTHCDVLFAVGCRFDDRLTGGVDTFAPEAEVVHLDIDPAEISKNVYADVPLVGDAATVLEQLDAEMDRAPDAEEWRDQCQQWKDEYPMDYRTPDDEPLKPQFVVEALDEATGDDAIVTTGVGQHQMWAVQYWTYKEPRTWVSSHGLGTMGYGLPAAIGAKMAAPDTEVVSFEGDGSFLMTIQELAVAVRENLDITVAVLNNEYIGMVRQWQDAFFDGRRAASEYSWCPEFEKLAEAFGAQGFTVSDYDEVADTVEAAMAYDGPSVVDFRIDPAENVYPMVPSGGANGQFALSEDQL encoded by the coding sequence GTGAGTGAGTCCGCACCGCGGCGACTCGCCGACGACACCGACGCCGAGGACTCATCGACCGAGGCGACGGCCGACGACGACCCGACCGACGCAGAGACTTCCGATTCGGGCGTCGAAACCGGCGCGGGAGCGGTCGTCGCCGCGCTCGAACGCGCGGGGGCGGAGACGCTCTTCGGCGTGCAGGGCGGGGCCATCATGCCCGTCTACGACGCGCTGTACGACTCCGACCTCCGGCACGTCACGATGGCCCACGAACAGGCCGCGGCCCACGCCGCCGACGCCTACGGCATCGTCTCGGGCACGCCCGGCGTCTGTCTGGCAACGTCCGGACCGGGCGCGACGAACCTCACGACCGGCATCGCCGACGCCGACATGGACTCGGACCCGATGGTCGCGCTGACCGGACAGGTTCCGTCGAACTTCGTCGGCAACGACGCCTTCCAAGAGACCGACACCACCGGCCTGACCGCGCCCATCACGAAGACGAACTACTTCGCCCAGCACGCCGACGACGTGGGTAACACCGTCGGCGAAGCGTTCGCGCTGGCGAGCGAAGGCCGACCCGGACCGACGCTGGTAGACCTGCCGAAGGACGTGACGCTGGCGGAGACCGACGCCGAGGTCCGGGACGCGGAGACGCCCGACACGTATAATCCTCCGACCTCGGCCGACGACGAGTCGGTCCGGTCGGCCGCGCGAGCGCTCGAACACGCGGAGAAACCCGTCATCCTCGCGGGCGGCGGCGTCGTCAAGGGCGAGGCCAGCGACGAACTCCGGGCGTTCGCCCGCGAGTACGAGATTCCGGTCGCCACCTCGATGCCCGCGGTGGGCTGTTTCCCCGAGGACGACGAACTCGCGCTGGAGATGATGGGGATGCACGGCACCGGGTACGCGAACATGGCGACGACCCACTGCGACGTGCTGTTCGCGGTCGGATGCCGGTTCGACGACCGACTCACCGGCGGCGTCGATACGTTCGCGCCCGAGGCCGAAGTCGTCCACCTCGACATCGACCCCGCGGAAATCTCGAAGAACGTCTACGCCGACGTGCCCCTCGTCGGGGACGCCGCCACCGTCTTGGAGCAGTTGGACGCCGAGATGGACCGCGCGCCCGACGCCGAGGAGTGGCGCGACCAGTGCCAGCAGTGGAAAGACGAGTACCCGATGGACTACCGGACGCCCGACGACGAACCGCTCAAACCGCAGTTCGTCGTGGAGGCGCTGGACGAAGCGACCGGCGACGACGCCATCGTGACGACCGGGGTCGGCCAGCACCAGATGTGGGCCGTCCAGTATTGGACCTACAAGGAACCCCGGACGTGGGTGTCGAGTCACGGACTCGGAACGATGGGGTACGGCCTGCCCGCCGCAATCGGCGCGAAGATGGCCGCGCCCGACACGGAAGTCGTCAGCTTCGAAGGCGACGGCTCGTTCCTGATGACGATTCAGGAACTCGCGGTCGCGGTCCGCGAGAATCTGGACATCACCGTCGCGGTCCTCAACAACGAGTACATCGGGATGGTCCGCCAGTGGCAGGACGCCTTCTTCGACGGGCGGCGGGCGGCCTCCGAGTACTCGTGGTGCCCCGAGTTCGAGAAACTGGCCGAAGCGTTCGGCGCGCAGGGGTTCACCGTCTCGGACTACGACGAGGTGGCCGACACCGTGGAGGCGGCGATGGCCTACGACGGTCCCTCCGTCGTTGACTTCCGCATCGACCCCGCCGAGAACGTCTACCCGATGGTTCCCTCGGGCGGCGCGAACGGACAGTTCGCACTCTCGGAGGACCAACTATGA
- the leuC gene encoding 3-isopropylmalate dehydratase large subunit, translating into MSERTLYDKVWDRHKVTELPTGQDQLFVGLHLVHEVTSPQAFGMLRERDLEVAYPERTHATVDHIVPTADRDRPYEGAAEEMMAELEENVREAGIDFSSPDTGDQGIVHVIGPEQGLTQPGMTVVCGDSHTSTHGAFGALAFGIGTSQIRDVLATGTVAMEKKDVRRIRVTGELGECVGAKDVILQIIRELGTDGGVGYVYEYAGEAIERLDVEGRMSICNMSIEGGARAGYVNPDETTFEWLKETDAFRDDPEKFERLKPFWESVASDDDAEYDDEVVVDGDDLEPMVTWGTTPGQGVGVTEPIPDPADLPEDKRETARRAQEHMGVEPGETMAGYPIDVAFLGSCTNARLPDLRRAARLVAGREVHDDVRAMVVPGSQRVKAAAEEEGLDEVFEDAGFDWRGAGCSMCLGMNDDQLEGEEASASSSNRNFVGRQGSKDGKTVLMNPRMVAAAAIEGEVTDARELPETDVADSEVEA; encoded by the coding sequence GTGAGCGAGCGCACCCTCTACGACAAGGTGTGGGACCGCCACAAGGTGACCGAACTCCCGACCGGACAGGACCAGTTGTTCGTTGGTCTCCACCTCGTCCACGAGGTGACGAGTCCCCAAGCCTTCGGGATGTTGCGCGAGCGCGATTTGGAAGTCGCCTACCCCGAGCGCACCCACGCCACCGTGGACCACATCGTCCCGACGGCGGACCGCGACCGACCCTACGAGGGCGCGGCCGAGGAGATGATGGCCGAACTGGAGGAGAACGTCCGCGAGGCGGGCATCGACTTCTCCAGTCCCGACACCGGCGACCAAGGCATCGTCCACGTCATCGGCCCGGAGCAGGGTCTGACCCAACCCGGCATGACAGTGGTCTGTGGCGACAGTCACACTTCGACCCACGGCGCGTTCGGCGCGCTGGCGTTCGGAATCGGGACCTCTCAGATTCGGGACGTGCTGGCGACCGGCACCGTGGCGATGGAGAAGAAAGACGTGCGCCGCATCCGCGTCACGGGCGAACTCGGCGAGTGCGTCGGGGCCAAGGACGTAATCCTCCAGATTATCCGCGAACTGGGCACCGACGGCGGCGTCGGCTACGTCTACGAGTACGCGGGCGAGGCAATCGAACGCCTCGACGTGGAGGGCCGAATGAGCATCTGCAACATGTCCATCGAGGGCGGCGCGCGGGCCGGATACGTCAACCCCGACGAGACGACCTTCGAGTGGCTAAAGGAGACCGACGCCTTCCGCGACGACCCCGAGAAGTTCGAGCGACTGAAGCCCTTCTGGGAGTCGGTCGCCTCGGACGACGACGCCGAGTACGACGACGAGGTAGTCGTAGACGGCGACGACCTCGAACCGATGGTGACGTGGGGCACCACGCCCGGACAGGGCGTCGGCGTCACGGAGCCGATTCCCGACCCCGCGGACCTGCCCGAAGACAAGCGCGAGACCGCCCGACGCGCCCAAGAACACATGGGCGTCGAACCGGGCGAGACGATGGCGGGCTACCCCATCGACGTGGCCTTCCTCGGGTCGTGTACCAACGCCCGCCTGCCGGACCTCCGGCGGGCCGCCCGCCTCGTCGCGGGTCGGGAGGTCCACGACGACGTGCGCGCGATGGTCGTCCCCGGAAGCCAGCGCGTGAAGGCCGCCGCCGAGGAGGAGGGACTGGACGAGGTGTTCGAGGACGCCGGGTTCGACTGGCGCGGCGCGGGGTGTTCGATGTGCCTCGGCATGAACGACGACCAACTGGAGGGCGAGGAGGCCAGCGCCTCCTCCTCGAACCGCAACTTCGTCGGGCGACAAGGGAGCAAGGACGGCAAGACGGTCCTGATGAACCCCCGGATGGTCGCCGCCGCCGCAATCGAGGGCGAAGTCACCGACGCGCGCGAACTGCCCGAGACCGACGTGGCCGACTCGGAGGTGGAGGCATGA
- the ilvC gene encoding ketol-acid reductoisomerase: MTDEFDTTVYYDDDADSAYVEDETVAVLGYGSQGHAHAQNLADSGVEVIVGLKEDSSSRAAARDDGLRVATPKEAASEATIVSVLVPDTVQPAVYADIEDELEAGDTLQFAHGFNVHYGQIEPPEDVDVTMIAPKSPGHLVRRNYESGEGTPGLLAVYQDATGEAKQQALAYGQAIGCTRAGVVETTFREETETDLFGEQAVLCGGVTELIKAGYETLVDAGYSPEMAYFECLNEMKLIVDLMYEGGMGAMWDSVSDTAEYGGLTRGEMVVDETARENMEEVLEAVQNGEFAREWIAENQAGRPSYRQRRIAEKNHDVEEVGERLRDLFAWAEDEEPSENDSEKVTADD, encoded by the coding sequence ATGACTGACGAATTCGACACCACGGTATACTACGACGACGACGCGGACAGCGCCTACGTCGAGGACGAGACGGTAGCAGTCCTCGGCTACGGAAGTCAGGGCCACGCACACGCCCAGAACCTCGCCGACAGCGGGGTGGAGGTAATCGTCGGCCTGAAGGAGGACTCGTCGTCGCGGGCGGCCGCCCGCGACGACGGACTCCGGGTGGCGACCCCGAAAGAGGCCGCGAGCGAAGCGACCATCGTCTCGGTCCTCGTGCCCGACACGGTTCAGCCAGCGGTGTACGCCGACATCGAGGACGAACTGGAGGCGGGCGACACCCTCCAGTTCGCACACGGGTTCAACGTCCACTACGGCCAAATCGAACCGCCCGAGGACGTGGACGTGACGATGATAGCGCCGAAGTCGCCGGGCCACCTCGTCCGGCGCAACTACGAGAGCGGCGAGGGCACGCCCGGCCTGCTGGCGGTGTATCAGGACGCGACGGGCGAGGCCAAGCAACAGGCCCTCGCGTACGGGCAGGCCATCGGGTGTACGCGCGCGGGCGTGGTCGAAACCACGTTCCGCGAGGAGACCGAGACCGACCTGTTCGGCGAGCAGGCCGTCCTCTGTGGCGGCGTCACCGAACTCATCAAGGCCGGATACGAGACGCTCGTTGACGCAGGGTACAGCCCCGAGATGGCCTACTTCGAGTGTCTGAACGAGATGAAACTCATCGTGGACCTCATGTACGAGGGCGGGATGGGCGCGATGTGGGACTCGGTGTCCGACACCGCCGAGTACGGCGGCCTGACCCGCGGCGAGATGGTCGTGGACGAGACGGCCCGCGAGAACATGGAGGAAGTCCTCGAAGCCGTCCAGAACGGCGAGTTCGCCCGCGAGTGGATTGCCGAGAATCAGGCCGGGCGGCCCTCCTACCGCCAGCGCCGCATCGCCGAGAAGAACCACGACGTAGAGGAAGTCGGCGAGCGCCTGCGCGACCTCTTCGCGTGGGCCGAGGACGAGGAACCGAGCGAGAACGACAGCGAGAAAGTGACAGCGGACGACTGA
- a CDS encoding DUF7504 family protein: MSLQRASFRGDCSTHDFQEVLKRFKNEGCNLLVTGAVSEDVTAKATQTLLGAPTADRKRVVALADSRDESVFELLPPGVDTDDPDVWVVDQHAHQRSVPKAAQSADFDLPGPGEDRDVLADLREEIVVAIDYFEEANGGLAPSQLRLSVSSLGRLAHEHGANEVSRFLRSVSAMVRGVHGMGHYHLPRPDDDEMVDRLSPLFDARIELQKRDGLPTEQRWHVPKYEQTTDWVRL, translated from the coding sequence ATGTCACTCCAGCGGGCAAGCTTTCGTGGGGACTGCTCGACCCACGACTTTCAGGAGGTGTTGAAACGGTTCAAAAACGAAGGATGCAACCTCCTCGTTACGGGCGCCGTTTCCGAAGACGTAACGGCAAAAGCGACGCAGACGCTTCTCGGCGCACCGACCGCCGACCGCAAGCGCGTCGTCGCCTTGGCAGACTCCCGAGACGAGAGCGTCTTCGAGCTACTGCCGCCGGGCGTCGATACCGACGACCCGGACGTGTGGGTCGTAGACCAGCACGCACACCAGCGGTCGGTTCCGAAGGCCGCCCAGAGCGCGGACTTCGACCTTCCCGGACCGGGCGAGGACCGGGACGTACTGGCCGATTTGCGCGAGGAAATCGTCGTCGCCATCGACTACTTCGAGGAAGCCAACGGCGGACTCGCCCCGTCACAACTTCGACTGTCGGTGTCGTCGCTCGGCCGACTGGCCCACGAACACGGCGCGAACGAGGTGTCGCGGTTCCTCCGGTCGGTCTCTGCGATGGTTCGCGGGGTCCACGGCATGGGTCACTACCACCTGCCGCGACCCGACGACGACGAGATGGTGGACCGACTCTCGCCGCTGTTCGACGCCCGAATCGAACTCCAAAAGCGCGACGGACTGCCGACCGAACAGCGCTGGCACGTCCCGAAGTACGAACAGACCACCGACTGGGTACGCCTTTGA
- the ilvN gene encoding acetolactate synthase small subunit, which translates to MSSDDAGLQGPSPQERPQPQGRRNEQGERIDTATDPEQDTRTAEVSALVEHEPGVLAKVSGLFSRRQFNIESLTVGPTTVEGHARITLVVEETDSGIEQVKRQVEKLVPVIAVGELGDDAVCAELVLLKVRGQEPDKVHAITQMYEGQTLDAGPRTITVQITGDQQKIDDAVDAFRQFGIIEIARTGQTALARGDTPTTPGESPAASAESTANTEDRDSTANDD; encoded by the coding sequence ATGAGTTCGGACGACGCCGGACTACAGGGTCCGTCCCCGCAGGAGCGACCCCAACCGCAGGGTCGCCGGAACGAACAGGGCGAGCGAATCGACACCGCCACCGACCCCGAACAGGACACCCGAACCGCCGAAGTCTCCGCGTTGGTCGAACACGAACCCGGCGTGCTGGCGAAGGTCTCGGGCCTGTTCTCCCGGCGGCAGTTCAACATCGAGAGCCTGACCGTCGGCCCGACGACGGTCGAGGGCCACGCCCGAATCACGCTGGTCGTCGAGGAGACCGACTCGGGCATCGAGCAGGTGAAGCGACAGGTCGAGAAACTGGTCCCGGTCATCGCGGTGGGCGAGTTGGGCGACGACGCGGTGTGCGCCGAGTTGGTCCTGCTGAAGGTCCGCGGCCAAGAACCCGACAAAGTTCACGCCATCACTCAGATGTACGAGGGCCAGACGCTCGACGCCGGACCCCGGACCATCACGGTCCAGATTACCGGCGACCAGCAGAAGATAGACGACGCGGTGGACGCCTTCCGGCAGTTCGGTATCATCGAAATCGCCCGGACCGGTCAGACCGCCCTCGCGCGCGGCGACACGCCCACGACGCCCGGCGAGTCGCCCGCCGCGTCCGCGGAGAGTACAGCGAACACCGAAGACAGAGATTCCACAGCAAACGATGACTGA